The Paraburkholderia megapolitana genomic sequence CGAGCGACGCGAGATCGAAATCAGCCGAGGTGGTTTGCAGCGCGGAGCCGAGCAACGAGCGGATCTGGCGCGCGGCTTCGTCGGGTTCGTTGCGCACGGCGCGCACAAACCGGCCGACGTCGTTCGCGTTGGCCGGCACGCGCCACGCAACGTACGCCTGCACGATGATGCGCAGGCCATCGCGCGTGCCGACGTCCTGCATGCCGCTCGACGTCGTATGCAAGCGCAGATCGACCGCTTCGGCCGCTTCGATCGGCGCGGGCAACCGCCACGCGAGCCCTGGTTGGAGCAACACGCGTACCGGTTCGCCGAAGCGCGTGACGACCGTCGCTTCGCCCGCCTGCACCTGGATGAAACTCGCGACCGCGAACGCCGCGGCGACGCAGAGCACGCACAGCGCGATGCGCCAGTAGTAGCCGCCCCCACCCGCCGATGCGCTGCCGTGATCGTGATCGTCGTCAGCGCCGTGATGGTGGTGATGACCGTGTGCATGCGAATGATGAAGACTCACGATATCTCCCGATGCAACGCTGTGTGCAGCAGAACTGTCTGTGTCGATGAGCGGCGCATGTGTCAGTAGATCCTGTGTTTGCCGGCTGCGTCTGCGGCAGCGGTGGCAGCGGCCGGGCCGTACGGCCGCAGGTCGAGCGTCGCGCGATTGCCGTCCATCAGCCGGTCGTCGATGATCGTCACGTGCGCATTCAGCAGGCCCTTCTGCAAGCCATGCAGGTAGTACTCGAACGCGAACGCCGGACCGCCCACCTGAGCCGCCGCCATGTCGGCGCTGAAACTGGTCTGCTGTACCCGCGCGGCAGACGTAATCTCTGCGGCCTCCGCATCCGCTCGCGCGGTGGCCGAATGGGCCTGTTGCTGTGCCTCGCCAAGCGCTTGCGCTGAGGCACCGCTCGCCTGCGCGACACTCGCCTGAGCGAGAATCTGCGCTGCCTGCACACTGTGGTACGCGACCGATGCGCCCGCCGGCGGATGCACGCTCTCGATGATCACCGCGACCACATCGATACCGCTTCTCGCGCTGTCGAGTTGCGCCTGGATCGCGTGCTTCACGCTATCGGCCATGGCGGTCTGACGTGTTTCGAGCAGCGATTCGAGCGTATGCGACGCGAGGTAGCGCACCACCTCGCGATTGGCAATCGCGCGTACCGTGTCCGGCACATCGGCGACGCGATACAACGCCGCGCGCGCAGCCGCATCGGACAAACCGATCCGGTAATCGAGCCGCACATCGGCGTTCACCGTCTGAAAGTTCTGCCGGTCGCCGCTTCCGCCCGCGATCACCTGGCTCGTCTCGCCCTGGTGCGCGACGTCCCACAGACGGTTGAACACTTCGGGTGTGCGAGCATCGGCGGGAACGCGCGGCGCGGCGATGCTGCTGTCCGCCAGCGAACCGGAGACGACGACCTGGTGAACCGCGCCGTTATCGATCGTGCGGGTCGTACCGAACGGCCACGGCAACCCGACATGCAAACCGGGTTGCCAGACCGATACTGGTGCGCCAAAGCGCTCGTAGACCGCGCGCTGATCGGGACCGAGGATCGCGATGCCGGTGAGCAGCCATGCGCACACGCCGACCGTGACGCACGCTGCGGGCAGCAGGCGCACGAAGCTCAGCAACACCCAGTTCTG encodes the following:
- a CDS encoding SPFH domain-containing protein, which codes for MSMPHELQGDNEHTHSDTVGAARMTSISLALAVLLGGLLFVQGVWFDTRWCAALSSAWFNVLAVALAARLANLGVADVGDAHDPLPLPRSLSIWRLSWWTAIGAAVRAALRAIRWQPLAVLACAALSVYMAWLAWNPPIRLVLAAALQPPEAALVLAVAALALAFGTLVAELFQSMRAERGRASASLANVLRVALAVALVAAASSAWLAYANVSSRWPLRIAAAFSAAIAIEFALRAVLSWFAPPRTREGDAGIPDSLLASLLRWRPSPLARFSTELRKRYGIDLRQNWVLLSFVRLLPAACVTVGVCAWLLTGIAILGPDQRAVYERFGAPVSVWQPGLHVGLPWPFGTTRTIDNGAVHQVVVSGSLADSSIAAPRVPADARTPEVFNRLWDVAHQGETSQVIAGGSGDRQNFQTVNADVRLDYRIGLSDAAARAALYRVADVPDTVRAIANREVVRYLASHTLESLLETRQTAMADSVKHAIQAQLDSARSGIDVVAVIIESVHPPAGASVAYHSVQAAQILAQASVAQASGASAQALGEAQQQAHSATARADAEAAEITSAARVQQTSFSADMAAAQVGGPAFAFEYYLHGLQKGLLNAHVTIIDDRLMDGNRATLDLRPYGPAAATAAADAAGKHRIY